The genomic segment TGATCGAAGTGGTTGGACTGTTCTCGGTGCTGGCGCTGGCGGCCTGGCGGATCGAGAGCGGTGATCTGTCCATTGCCGGTCTGAGCAGTTACCTCACCGGTCTGGTGGTGTTGATCGATCCCATTGCCCATGTGACCAACAACTTCAACGAGTTCCAGCAGGGACAAGCGTCCCTGAAACGGCTCCGCCAGATCGAACGGGAGCCCCAGGAACCTGCTGATCCAGCTGATGCCGTTGCGCTCGGCGTCGTACGAGGTGATTTGGTTCTCGAGGATGTCTGCTTCGGCTATGACCCCGCGCAACCCGTGCTGCAACATCTCAATCTCGAGGTGAAAGCCGGTCAGGTTCTGGCATTGGTCGGTCCATCCGGTGCCGGTAAGAGCACCCTTTTTTCGCTGCTGTTGCGCTTCAACACCGCTCAGCAGGGTCGGATCCTCCTCGATGGAAACGATCTGAGCGTCCTGCGGGCACGGGATCTGCGCCGAAAGGTGGCTCTTGTGCCCCAGCGCACCACAGTCTTTTCCGGCAGCATCGCTGAGGCCATCCGTTTCGGTCGTCGCGCCAGCGACGCCGATGTGATGGAGGCGGCCCGCTTGGCCAATGCTGATGGGTTCATTCAGAGCCTCCCCCGCGGCTACGACACCCTCTTGGAAGAACGGGGAAGCAACGTCTCCGGAGGGCAACTCCAGCGAATCGCCATTGCCAGGGCGGTCCTCGGTAACCCGGCGCTGCTACTGCTCGATGAAGCCACCAGTGCTCTCGATGCTGAGGCCGAGGCTGCGGTGCAGCTCGGCCTCAGGCAGGCCATGTCAGGACGCACCGTGCTCGTGATCGCCCATCGTCTGGCCACCGTTCAGGAAGCCGATCAGATTGTGGTTCTCGAAAAGGGGGCCATTGTGGATCGAGGCAGTCATGACGCCTTGATGCAACGCGGCGGCCGCTACAGGGAGCTTTGCGAAAGGCAATTCATCAGGGATCTGCAGAATCGCTGAGCGCCACTACGATCAGCGCGCCGGTCTCGATCCATCCCCGGCGACGAACGATGACTGACTCCGCAGCCAACAATCCAAATCCCGTGTTGACCTTCGAAGGCAAGCGGTACGACCTCAACACGCTCCCCGATGAGCTCAAGGAGTTGGTGCGTGGCATGCAGGTGGCTGATGCTCAGCTGCGCATGCATGAGGACACTCTCAAGGTGCTGGCCGTCGGTCGTCAGAGCATGGCGATGCAGCTGAACGAAAAGCTGCAGTCCGTGGCTCCGATTCCAGACGGCCAGGCCTGATTGAACTAATTCGGGTCCGCCTCTCCTGCGCTCTTGAAGCGGTACTCCCTGGAGAGGCGGAACACCGTTCCTGAAAGGAGCAGCAAGGCCACCAGATTCGGAAGGGCCATCAGACCATTGAGGGTGTCAGCCACTCCCCAGACAGAGCCACTGGTTCCGGCGATCGATGCGAAGACCACCATGGCGACCCAGAGGAGCCGGAACGGCAGGATGGCCCCGGTGCCGAACAGGTAGGCGGTGCAGCGTTCTCCGTAGAAACTCCAGCCGAGAACGGTTGTGAAGGCGAAGACCACGAGGCCGATCGTCACCACGATTCCACTGCCTGGAAGGCCGCTGTTGAAGGCTGCTATCGAGAGGTTTGAGCCGCTCAGCTCATTAGTGCCGTTGATCAGGGCATCGCCCGTGGTGGTGATGATCACCAGGGCGGTCATCGTGCAGATGATCAGGGTGTCGATGAAGGTGCCCAGCATCGCCACGGTGCCCTGACGAACGGGATCGTGGGTGTTGGCGGCAGCGTGGGCGATGGGCGCGCTGCCCAGGCCGGCCTCATTGGAGAAGATGCCCCGTTTGAACCCCATCAGCACCACCTGACCGAACGCTCCACCCGCTGCGGCTTCCCCACTGAAGGCATTGCCGAAGATCATTCCGATGGCGTCCGGAACGCTGGTGATGTTGATGAGAAGCACCACGATGCATGCCGCCACGTAGAGCAGCGACATCAACGGCACGATCGCGGAGGCGGCCAGGGCAATCCGCTTGATGCCGCCGATGATGACGGCGAAGACCAGAACGCCGAGAACCACGCCTGTGATCACCCTTGGAACACCGGCGGTCTCGAGGGCTGAGGACACTTCAAACACCTGAACGCCGTTGCCGATGCCAAAGCCCGCGAGCATGCCGAAAACGGCGAACAGACCAGCCAGCCAGCTCCAGCCCTGACCGAGACCGTTCCGGATGTAATACATCGGGCCTCCCACATGGTTGCCCTGGTCGTCGGTTTCGCGGAAATGAACAGCCAGCAGAGCTTCGGCGTATTTGGTGGCGATGCCGAAAATGGCGATCACCCACATCCAGAACACGGCACCGGGGCCGCCGACAGCGATCGCACCGGCAACACCGGCGATGTTGCCGGTGCCGATGGTCGCTGACAGTGATGTCATCAGGGCCTGGAACGGAGAGATCTCGCCCTCGTTGCGGCCATCCGTTGGCTCCAGCAGCATCCGCACGCCGTACGGCAGCCGTTGAATCGGCATGAAACGCAGCCCAAGCATCAGAACCACGCCCGTGATGGCGATCAGGCCGACCGTGGGCCACCCCCACACCAGGCTGTTGATCGGCCCGTTG from the Synechococcus sp. KORDI-100 genome contains:
- a CDS encoding ABC transporter ATP-binding protein; the encoded protein is MLSPSQAGFRRLLPLLRPHLRQLIAGLACMLLYVGSFLLLLNLAGELFPSLSSRDLPRVLLLIGQGVVIFAVQKLAQFGQDSLLAGPALQVSQTLRSDLFRTLQTVELGALEKLSAGDLTYRLTEDADRVSEVLYKSIHDTVPSALQLLAVLGYMLWLDWKLTASIVLLAPLIVWLVGLFGARVMAATERSQKKVSELAGLLGEAIEGLPLVRAFAAEPWLQHRFEREIDQHRQARHRTYNLVALQHPVVGMIEVVGLFSVLALAAWRIESGDLSIAGLSSYLTGLVVLIDPIAHVTNNFNEFQQGQASLKRLRQIEREPQEPADPADAVALGVVRGDLVLEDVCFGYDPAQPVLQHLNLEVKAGQVLALVGPSGAGKSTLFSLLLRFNTAQQGRILLDGNDLSVLRARDLRRKVALVPQRTTVFSGSIAEAIRFGRRASDADVMEAARLANADGFIQSLPRGYDTLLEERGSNVSGGQLQRIAIARAVLGNPALLLLDEATSALDAEAEAAVQLGLRQAMSGRTVLVIAHRLATVQEADQIVVLEKGAIVDRGSHDALMQRGGRYRELCERQFIRDLQNR
- a CDS encoding DUF6447 family protein, translating into MTDSAANNPNPVLTFEGKRYDLNTLPDELKELVRGMQVADAQLRMHEDTLKVLAVGRQSMAMQLNEKLQSVAPIPDGQA
- a CDS encoding sodium:alanine symporter family protein, with product MEGFDSAVSEINGPINSLVWGWPTVGLIAITGVVLMLGLRFMPIQRLPYGVRMLLEPTDGRNEGEISPFQALMTSLSATIGTGNIAGVAGAIAVGGPGAVFWMWVIAIFGIATKYAEALLAVHFRETDDQGNHVGGPMYYIRNGLGQGWSWLAGLFAVFGMLAGFGIGNGVQVFEVSSALETAGVPRVITGVVLGVLVFAVIIGGIKRIALAASAIVPLMSLLYVAACIVVLLINITSVPDAIGMIFGNAFSGEAAAGGAFGQVVLMGFKRGIFSNEAGLGSAPIAHAAANTHDPVRQGTVAMLGTFIDTLIICTMTALVIITTTGDALINGTNELSGSNLSIAAFNSGLPGSGIVVTIGLVVFAFTTVLGWSFYGERCTAYLFGTGAILPFRLLWVAMVVFASIAGTSGSVWGVADTLNGLMALPNLVALLLLSGTVFRLSREYRFKSAGEADPN